Genomic segment of Methanolobus mangrovi:
ATTATATTATTATTCCAGCCTTTTTATCACTTCTGCAAAAGCAAAGTTCGGCTTTACGTCCTGAACCTTTATTCTTACACGATCTCCAAGCTCAACGCCTTTGACAAAAACAACAAAGTTGTCTATCAGAACTGCTCCGTCACCACTGGAACCTAGTTCCTTTATCTCAACTTCAAACTCACTACCACGCCTGACAGGTGATGTCAGGAATTTCTTACCAACAATATATATCTCAGCACTTTGAGACCTTGAAGCCTGGGGAGAGTAGGAACGTGTAAATGCGAAATTATCCCGGACCTCTTCAAGGAACTGGTTGAACATGTCACCCTGGAAGACCTTAACAACAAAATGTCCGTTGGGTTTGAGAATTTTCTTTGCACAGCCTAGAGCTGACCTCGTCAGATCGATAGACCTTGCATGATCAAGACTCCAGTTTCCACTGAGATTTGGCGCAGCATCACAGATTACAACGTCTGCACCGCCCTGTCCGACAAGCCCCAGGATCTTCTCGATTGTCCTGTCTGCGGTAATATCACCCATAACGGTCTCAACGCCTTCGATGGGAGCTATTCTCTTAAGGTCAACACCTACAACTCTTCCGCCTGATATTTCCTTTGCGACTTCCAGCCAGCCTCCGGGGGCTGCACCTAAGTCCACCACAGTATCCCCTTCTTTTATGATATTGTGTTTTCCATTTATCTGGAAAAGCTTGTAAGATGCCCTTGAACGATAACCTTCGTCCTTTGCTTTCCAGTAATACTTATCTCGCCTGTCTCTTGCCATATGAATACCTTGATAATACCTAAAAGTCAAATACCTTGTGCCGACTTCAGAGCTTCAATTCTGCTACTAAGCTCCTGAATCCCGGCTTCAAGACCTGCCATTGTATCTGGAAGCCAGAAACTGTAATCATAATACTGGTTCAATATGTCACTATACCTGTGTTCAAGGTTTTCCAGGTCTTTCGGATGAAATCTACCTTCATTAACAGAATTGATTTTGTCATCCAGATTTTTTATTCTTTTATGCAGGTTCTTGCTGAATCTGCTGGCCACTCTGCTAAGCTCAACTTCCCTTTTTGCCATCTCAAGTATATCGATGACCTCACTCAGGTCAAAAGGAACTTCCGGGAAAGCGTTTGGCCCAGATATATAATAGGAAAGTTCATCCTCATCCAGACCTTCGATCTCCTCCCAGGATACAACAGCTATCAGATGTTCTTTTTCCGCATCTTCACAAAGGTTTTTTATTGAAGGCAGAGTCAATGGAACGCTGCCCCTGAGTAAATATAATTCCTTTGCTACATGATAAATTTCATCTACTGTCAGGGCACCAAGAGCATCGACAATCCCACAGAGTTCTTCTTTACTTAGCATATAGACCAACCTTATCAGAACCTGTATCTCCGACTGATCAATATTTGATTTAAGATATCCGAGATGTTATTCTTTTCTATGTGAATATCAGAAGAGGACAATACTTGTTCAATGTCCAGAGGGATATCTGTCGCTATTTCCCTTGCAAGCTGAGGGTCACCTGCCAGAATAAGATAATCTATGGTCCCTTCAAATTCTTCAAGCATATCCTTGAGAGAGAATTTGACCTTGTCAATATGATGTGCAATATCTTCATCCCGCAGACGTTCAAAGCGTCTCTGGCTGAAACCTCCCTTTGCATGCTTGGCTTTGACACTGCTTTTGATCACTTGGAATGAATCGAATTCTTCCCTGTCAAGAGATAAGCCTACAAAGGATTCACCTGCATGCGCTACCAGGACACATATACTTGCATCCTTATTCAGCAATTCAATTACAGGAGTGATGTCAAAATTATTCCCTGTACCCCAGTAGGAACTCTTCAAAGGCAAAGGAGGAATTATCAACTCATTCACCATATGATCGGGAGAATGGAACAATACAAACCCTGTGGATGAATCGACCTTTTCGATCAATGCAAGGGTCTCACTGTCAATTAGTCTAAGCAGATTTTCATAATCCCTTATGCCATCCAGTCGCCCACCGGCAGCAATACAGACTGTTAGCAAGGATTCTGTCAGGTACTTTACAGACGAGATACATAAAAGAAACTCTTCAGTCCGTTGCTTGTTGAACAGGTCAACATGGGTGAAAGATAAGTCCCCTGAAGCTTCGACCTTTTGTTTATCGAGCTCATGTTCCAGAGTACAGAGCTTCACTTCTGCAGCCTTCAGATTTTCTTCAGCTTCCTGTTTTGCTGCAATAGCCTTCTTTTCGGATGCCGCACCTTTTTCATACCTCACATTAGCTGTTTTCACGTCCAGCTCAAGCTCAAGTATGTGCGACCGAAGCCGGTTGATCTCATTCTCCAGTTCTTCTTTACCCGAATATTTTTTGAAGATATAATTGATATTGTTAATTACCTTCTCTTTTTCGACCATCTAACAGCAATAAAAACGTCCTGTCTAAAAAATCTGTCTATATAGAACGAGAATACCGGAATTTGAATGAAATCAGAAATCAAGTTCAAAACAGATATAAGATACAAAAATAAAAAAGAGAAAAGAAGATCAGGCATCCATCACAAGACGGAAGCCTATTGCAGAATCCCCATCACGAGGATCCTGTTTCTTTCTGTATGCAGTATACAGTGCATTTTCCTTACTTGAGTAACTGCCACCTCTGGCAACCCTCAGGAAACTTGCTCCTTTCTCAACCGCACTGCCATCTTCCTGTGCACCGGAATAATCATCAACCCAGCTATCCTGCACGTATTCCCATACATTGCCGTGTACGTCGTAAAGTCCCCATTCATTTGGCAGTTTCTCACCCACATTATGAGTATGCTCGTAAGAATTCTCCTGATACCATGCATAGTCTTTCAGGAAAGGACCTTCATCCTCATCTATTTCACCGAATGAGTAAAGTGTTGTTGATCCTGCCCTTGCTGCATATTCCCATTCTGCCTCAGTTGGAAGCCTGTATTTAGTAGTTCCTTCCACCTCATTGAGTTTGTCAATGAACTCCTGAACATCATTCCATGAAACACTTTCAACCGGCTGGTCATTTCCTTTGTAACTTGAAGGATTATTGCCCATGACTGTTTCCCACTGCTCTTGTGTCACTTCATACTTACCAATGTAAAATGGATCATCCAGTCTTACCTCATGGATTGGCTGGGAATAAGCATACTTTGATGTACCCATATCAAAACTTCCGTCCTCGATCAACTGGAACTCTACACCAATCGAATTGGTGAACTCATCACCAAGGTCACCATTGTCTGCCGATGAACTGCCACCTTTACTATCACTGCCATTATCATCTGAAGTGCATCCTGTTGCAGCTATTGCAAGCAAGAGCACTGCCATGATTGTTATTACTTGTTTCGTACCTATCCGCATAATAAGCCCTCTATGCAACTTTTTTCGAGCACGATGGTATTAATAGATATCTATTTGTTCTAGTGTAAACGGCAATAGATGTAGTTTTCATCAGGTTTCCTTAAAATACTCATATGTATCGATCATATCCAGATAGATAGACGTCAGTAACATAAGTGAAATGAGAAAATAATAACCAATGATTTCAGACTTATAGATAGTTAGTACATGATAAAATCCACAGAAGTTATTCAGAATGCTGAGTTACAGGATTATGGGAATAAATTTAAAAAAGATGAAATGAGGTTATTAACCTGATTTCATCAACAAGAGAGGTCACTATATCCTCAATAGGCTTCCACGGTCATTTTGTGGGCAGTTACAACATCATCCATATTCATGACGATATTACCGTCTGATATCGTGTATGGAATGCTCTCCTTTGGATATGCAACACAGCCGCCCCGGATACCTTCACCTGTGGCAGCATCAAAGACAGTGCCGCATGAATCACAGACAAGGACATCACCTGTGAGTGTGAAACCTATTGAACCACATGGTGGACATACATTGGACCGGACCTGAACCTCATCATTGAGCTTGTAGGCCATAACTGAAACTTCCCCGATATCCGTATTCACTTTAAAGTGAACATTAGTATACCTTTCCACAGAACTGACAGGAATGGATACTGTATCCGCACTTGTCCAAGGTTCTATCCATGTTCCTTTAACAGGACCTGATCCTCCTGCTGAAGCAGAGCTCTCTGAATCCAAACAGCCCAATGCTGAAATAGATACTATTATCGCTAACAAAGATACAATGATCAATTTTCTATTCATACATATTACTCCTGAAATCTAGTAATGATACTTCCTTGAATTCTTTACTTAACGTAGCCATCCTGTAACTCAATTATTCGATCAGAATATGCAGCAAGCTCACTGTTATGAGTCACCATGATTACCGTCATCTCGCCAGCCAGCGACTTTAGCAGAGATATTATCCTAGAGCCGGTGAGAGCATCCAGCGCACCTGTAGGCTCATCAGCAAGCAGTATCTTTGGATTCATGACAACGGCTCTTGCGATAGCCACACGCTGCTGCTCACCACCACTCAGTTCTGATGGCCTGTGATTCATCCTGTGTGACAAGCCTACTTTTTCCATTGCACTTGCTACTGCACCGTCATCCTTCTCACCTGCAAAAACCAGTGGAAGAGCAACGTTCTCATAAGCCGTAAGTGAAGGGATGAGGTGGAACTGCTGGAAAATAAAGCCCACTGCCTTACGCCTTAGCTCAACAAGTTCTTTCTGGGACCTGCCTGTAATATCATCGCCATTGATATGGATACTTCCGCTTGTTGGATGGTCCAGCATACCTATAAGGTTCATAAGAGTGGTTTTTCCGGAACCTGACTGGCCCATGATGGAGACGAACTCACCGTTTTTTATTGCCAGGTCTATCCCATGCAGAACTTCTACTTCAGTTGAGCCTAAGTTGTAATTCTTTGTCACATCAGTGACCCTGATGACATCATGATTTTCAGACACTTCTAAGCACCTCCGCAGGGTCTATTCCAAGAGCCCTCTTTGCAGGAACAAGGGAAGCTACCATTCCGGTAAACATACAAATAGCAACAACCGGTAGCATAAGATCCCACATTGGATCGGGTGTTACTGAGACCAGCATCGGAGCTGAAACGAATGAAGCCAGGGTACCTATGAGGAAACCGATGCATCCCCCAACAATGCCAATGATCGCACCTTCCAGGAACAGCATGGAAACCACCTGGACATCGCTTGCACCTATGGCACGCATAATACCAATCTCCTTCATTTTTTCGTTAACAGAAGCAAGCATTGTGGAAGCAACGGTCAATGTGCTTACAAGCAGGGTAATAATAGAAACTGCCATAGCAGAGGATTTTGTATGATTGACAATTGCCATCTCATTTTGCACGATCTGGCTCATTGCCCGTGCTTCCATTCCCGGGAGAACACCTTCGATCTGCTGGCTCATTTCTTCAACCGGACAGGCATTACACAATGCACGTACCTCCAGACTGCTGACTTTTCCTTCCTGAGAAAGCAGATACTGGGAAGCCGCAAGCGGGAGTATGATGTAGCTGTCTTCATTATCCCCGGTGCTCTCTATCACACCTGCAACCTGAGCATTTATCGAGATATTGTCTTTTGAAAGTGTTATCATCGAACCTTCCTTAAGCCCCAGTGGAATGGCAATATCCGAACCCACCAGTACTTCTGGTTGTTCAGTGTTCTCTGAAGACATCCAGTGACCCTGAATATTCCACCAGGGTTTGAGATTCATTTCCTGTTCCGGGTCAACGCCCATCACAACAACAGAAGAGCCCTGAAGTTCTGCGATACCATAGAGTCTTGGTGCTACGACCGAGAGACTTGCATTATCCTTGATCGTGTAGATCTTCGGAATATCTGATTCTTCTATGTAGTTGTTTCCTGCGTAGAGTGAACCCATTGAAGAGTATCCATCCACAAGAGGGATGGATTCGATCTCAGGCCGGACTATTATGTTTGCACCGAATTTGTTCGTTGCTTCATGAAAGCCTTCAGTTGCTGCTGAGAATGTAGTTACGACAGCTACTATTGCAGCAGCAGCTACGACCACACCAAGCACAGCCACCAAAAGTTTTGTTTTCCTGCGGAATACGTCCTTCAATACAAAAGAGTGTAAATGCATCCTATTCTCCTCAATTTTGTGTCACCATTAGAGTGATTATACACTAAGTGTAAAGTTATTGATTTACAATAAGTGTAAAGGTAAATGAACTTTACGCCAAATGTAAAGCAAAAACTAAGAGAAACTCATAAGATATATATGGCTTTACAGCAGTTGTAAAATTATGGTAAAATTGGACAGAATAAACCTCTCCAATGAAGGATTGACCAAATTTTTCAGTCCCATTGAATCACAAATAATGCAGACTCTTTGGGAAAGTGAAGAACTGACAACTCCCGAGATAACTGAAAGGACAGGCATCCCATTATCAAGTGTAGCCGGTACTCTGGACAGGCTGGTGAAAGCCGGTTTTGCAACGCGGGAACTTGACAAGAGCGGAGCCAAGGTCAGATATCTCTATTCTGCTGCAGATTCCATGGACAATACTGCAAACACCATCACAAAAAAGGTACTTGACAGTCTTGTAGACACTTTCGGAAAAGTGGCGATAGAAAATTTCCACACATACCATAACAAGAAGTGAAATTTTCAGGACACGGAACATGTTCTCCATACAGGATGAAGTGGAATGCTATATTGCCTGCATTAATGAAGCCGGTCTACTGCCGGTGATAGGCATCTCAATAATCCTGGCACTGGCAATGTTCACTATATACTTCAAAACCAGAAAACCAGTTGCAAGGCTCTCATCATTTGCTGCAGGCCAGTTATTCATTATTTCTGCCATCGCAGCGATTGTCTATGCAATGCAGTGCAGCCAGATGTTAAGCATCGAAATATATCTTGGCTATGTGACACTGTCAACGGTGATCATCCTACTCCTGCCGAGAGCATACTACAAGGTACTTATCAAAAGATACGAAGCCAGGCCAATAACAGAGATCATGGACTGGCCTCAGGGATTTGTCAACGACCTGGATACAAAGTCAAGTGTATATTATTATGATTCGGCGGTACCCAGAGCCTTTGCTTCAGGAAAAGCTATTTTCCTGTCACTTGGAATACTGGAACTGGTAGATACGTCAGAACTGAAAGCCATCCTTGCACACGAAGTATGGCATCTTCGCTACAATAGCAGAACCCCGATATTAAGACAACTGGCACTGATGAGCTTTACAAAGAACCGTTCTGAGGATGAACTTGAGACGCTTGCAGACATGTTTGCAGAAAAGGTTGTCAGCAAGAAAGCACTCGAGTCAGCAAGAGCAAAGATAAGCTAATCTCGATCTTTAATGAAACCGTTCAAGCGTTTTCCTACCTCATGCCATAATCCGGATTAAACCACGCCATAGGAATATCAGCCTCAAACCCACCGTCTGACCTTCTGATCTTCTTTTCCAGCCAGCCTTCCTCGACAAAACCAAGAGACCTGTAGAGGTTTCTAGCGGCATGGTTGCTCTCCTTTACTATAACCTCGACCCTGAGGACCTCAGGATGTTCCGACCTCACCTTAGAGAGCAGAGTGGTAAAAAGCATCCTTCCAATTCCTTTCCTCTGAAAAGAGGGATGCACAACAAGAGTTAGGTGCTCAAGAACATGCGAGAATACACAAAGAGAGGGCCTGTATGTATGAATCTCACCGATTACCCGGCCACTGCCAATATCATCAACCACGAGGATGATACCATCTGCAAGGCTGTTTGTAAGGAATTTGTTGATATATTCCTCTGTGATCTCGTGGGGTTCACGGATAATGCCACCGGAGCGTGAGGCTACCTCACGGTAGAGAGATAGGAGTTTGGGTTTGTCTGCGAGGGTTGCGGGGCGAGGGAACGGCAAAGGATTCAATGAAAAAGCACCTTCTTTTCAATCTTTATAAATTTAATACCGTTCAAGTATAATATAGTACTAGTAGTGGTAAGATTAACAAAAATCTAACTTACATTACCCGCCCTTCTTAAATACTAAAAATCCACTTGTTTAATCAAAAAAGGATAGAATATGCCCCAGATTCCAAACGAACACCCCACCCTCTGGATAAAGTCTGCAAAATCCCGAACGCTTCAGGGAAAGACCATTGTGCTTGCAGTCACAGGCAGCATTGCTGCTGTAAGGACAGTGGAACTTGCGCGGGAATTTATTCGCAGGGGAGCGGACGTACATGCAGTTATGAGCGAGGCTGCCGGCTGGATAATCAACCCCATGGCCCTGCATTACGCTACAGGAAACGAGGTCATCACCAGCATAACCGGAAAAGTAGAGCATGTAGAGTTCTTTGGTAATCTCGGCAGGGCGGACCTATTATTAGTGGCACCTGCAACAGCCAATACACTTGGAAAAATAGCAGCAGGGATTGATGACACACCTGTGACAACCTTCGCAACCACTGCCATCGGTGCGGGCAAGCCGGTGATGATAGTTCCTGCAATGCATGAGGATATGTATAATCATCCTGCTGTTCTGGAGAATATTGAGAAAATAAAAGGTTGGGGAATCAGCTTCATCGGACCCAGGATTGAAGAAGGCATAGCAAAGATAGCCGGAAATGATGATATAGTGCTCCAGGTAGAGAGAACTATCGGAAAAAAGACGCTCTGCGGAAAGAAGATACTTATCACAAGTGGGTCCACGGCAGAACCTATAGACCCCATACGTATCCTGACAAATCGGGCATCAGGGAAGACCGGAGTTGAACTGGCACTGGAAGCCTACCGCAGGGGTGCTGATGTCACCATCGTACACAGGAACAAACTTGGAGTTTCGGGCATCAATGAGATACATACTGAAACTGCTGCTCAGATGACAGATGCCGTACTTGATGAACTTGCAAAGGACTACGATGTACTCATAAGTTCTGCAGCCATTGCAGATTATACTATAGATGCAAACGAGCAGAAGATCAAATCAGGTGAAGGGCTTGAGCTTTCATTCAAACCTACACGCAAGCTCATAAAAGAAGCCAGGAAATCATATCCGCAGGTGAAGATAATCGGATTCAAGGCAGAAGCCGGGGTGGATACAGAAGAATTGCTCAGGAGAGCAAAGCAGACCCTTGAAACTTCCGGGCTTGACATGATAGTTGCCAACGAGGTCAGCAAGAGTGGAATGGGAACCAACAGCAACAATATCACGATCATATACTCCGATATAAGAGAGAATCTTAATGTAGAAGGTTCCAAAAGCCTTATTTCAAATGTCCTTATGGATGAGATAACAGGACTGTTAGCAGCAAAGGACGAAGAATAGATGCCATGTAGATCATGCAAAGAAATTATTGCGGCCAGGGCTTTTGCACCTGCCCATATTACCGGCTTTTTTCAGATACATAACCATAATAACCCTATGAAAAAGGGCTCCACAGGATGCGGAGTGGTACTTGACGGAGGCGTTCATACCACCGTGACCATTGGCGAGGAGATAACTAATACAGAGATATTCCTCAACAAAAACAAGGTCGTGGGTGATACCAGCCGAGCAGTTGTGGAAGCGATAACAGAGCTTCCTGTAAAGGTAGAAAGCATATCTGACATACCAATTGGGTGCGGATTCGGAGCATCAGGAGCCGGAGCACTGGGAACAGCTTATGCATTGAACTATGCCCTCGGACTTGACCTAACCGCAAGCAAGCTTAATGATATAGCACATGTAGCGGAAGTCGGCAATGGCAGTGGACTGGGAGATGTTACAGGACAGGCACATGGTGGGATCCTTATTAGAAAGACACCGGGAGCACCATCTATTGCTTCGGTCGACTGCATACCTTCAAAAGAGAACGATGTTTACTGTGCGGTCCTTGGGGAATTGTCAACAAAATCAGTATTGAGTAATCCGGAGATGGTAAAGAACATCAATGCTGCCGGAAAAGAGGCCATGAAAAAACTAATGCAAAAGCCTTCTGTTGAGAACTTCATGACCTGCTCAAAGGAGTTTACCATGCAGGGCAAGCTTGCAAGCGAAAAGGTCCTGGATGCCATAGAAGCAGCAGATTCTATCGGAGTCACAGCATCTCAGGCAATGCTTGGAAATGCAGTGTTTTCAATGCCTTCACCATCAACAAACTATGAGCTTGAAGAGATTTTTTCAGAGTTTGGCACTGTACTCAAATTCAAGGTGATGACAGGTAGCATCAAAATTACCTGAGTGAAAACATATTTAAGAATTCCATTTATACATGGAGAGAATTAAAAAGTTTTCAATTATTTGAGAGGTTAGAACATGGTTGTTGAAGGTGAATGGGAACCTGAGCCCCCCAGAAGGGCACCTGATTTCCCTATAAAGGAAATACCACCCATAATGGTTAAAGTATTCCGCTCTATTGCAGTTGTTTTTGTAATATTGATCATTTTTTCAGTAATGTTCGGTTCAATTTTTGTTTCTGTCGGAGCCGGAGAAGTAGGTGTTAAATTTAACCAGTTCGGTGGTGTGGAAGATGATGAACTCGGAGAGGGACTGCACATAGTCCCACCATGGGTCAGTGTGACCAAGTACTCGGTCAGAAGTGAAACATACACCATGAGTGGAGTTACCGATGAGGGCCAGATAGTAGGAGATGACCAGATCAAAGCCCTTACAGTGGAAGGGCTTACACTGGGACTGGATATCACCGTCAGATACAGAGTAATACCTGATGAGGCCAGCAACGTACATCAGAATCTTGGAACTAACTATGCGGAAAAGATAATTCGCCCTACGATAAGATCATCCATACGTGAAGTAGTGTCCACAAAAACCGCTTTGCAGGTGTACGGCGAGGAAAGACAACTGGTTGCAGGCGAAATGCTGACCAATATCGACAATGCTCTGGGAAGCGATGGCATCATCGTGGAAGAAGTACTTGTGAGGAACGTTGTGTTACCAACAAGGGTCGCTGAGGCCATCGAGGCAAAACTCCAGGCTGACCAGGATGCCCAGAGGATGATATTCGTAAAAGAAAAAGAGCAGCTGGAAGCAGAAAGGAAGATCATCGAGGCTAATGGTATTGCAAATGCAACCATCGCGAAGGCACATGGTGAAGCTGAAGCACTTGGAATTATCAATGAACAACTGGCAAAGAATCCTAACCTCATAAATTACAAGTACATAGAAATGTTGCAGGGACAGGAAATACAGACTATGCTCGTCCCCACTGATCAGGGGATAATACTTGATGCCAGCAAATGAACATAAGGAGAAAACGGACTGAATGACAGGAATTACGAAAGACCACCCCAGATATGAATCCCTCATCACAAGGGAAAAGATAGTAGAAGGAGTAAATATGGGCATTACCAGCAAGCAAGGACTGGTTGCCCAGGGTCGTGGCGAAGCCTTTGACTATATATTAGGGGAGAAGACAATCGAATCTGCAGCGATTGCCGAAAGAGCGGCAGTCGCCTACATACTTCTTGCAAAGAACCCCATTATATCCGTGAACGGAAATACGGGGGCACTTGTACCTGACCAGCTAGTGTCACTTGCTGACATCACAGGTGCAAGACTTGAAGTGAACCTTTTCCACAGAAGTGATGCAAGGGTGCATAAGATAACAGAACACCTGAAGGCACATGGTGCAGGTGTCGTTCTTGGTGGCAAGGGCGATAAGAGACTTGACCTTTCGCATGACAGGGCAATTGTTGATGAGGAGGGTATTTTCAGTGCAGATGTTGTGCTGGTGCCACTTGAAGACGGAGACCGTTGCCAGAAGCTTGTGGAAATGGGAAAGACCGTTATTACGATCGACCTCAACCCTCTTTCCAGAACATCACTTACATCCACTGTCACTATTGTTGACAATGTCACCAGGGCACTCAACAATATGATCCAGTTCACAAAGGATATGAAAGGCGGGAGTAAAGACTCGCTTCAGGCTGTTATTGATGCTTATGACAATGACAGGGTCATATCAGATGCCCTGTATTCCATGCAGGAACACCTGAAAAACAAAGCAGAAGAGAAAGGAATTACATGGATCTGATAGAGACCACGCGCCAGTTTGTTGCCGAAATCCTTGCAGATGAACCAAGCACCCATGATATGTCGCATATTGAGCGTGTTGAGAACACCTGTATGAATATACACAAAAAGGAAGGTGGCGACCTGCAGGTCCTTCGTCTTGCAGCCCTGCTCCATGATGTGGGTATTGTAAGAGAGCACAAAGAAGGCGGAAATCATGCGCAGTACAGTGCGGAGATTGCAACTGAATTCCTCAGGGAGAACGGAGCAGAGGCAGAACTTATCGATCATGTGGCATCATGCATCCTTACCCATCGTTTCAGCCGGGGAATGCAGGCACAGACCATCGAGGCTAAGATCCTTCAGGATGCCGACAGGATAGATGCACTGGGTTCCGTGGGAATTTTCCGCTCACTCGTTTCAATGGGTGCTTTAAGGGCACTGAAACAGACCATTGGAACTGTGAAGGAAACCTCCATGAATGCTTACGCAGAAGACCCGTTCGATGGTTTCTACGATTATATGGAGAGGAAACCTTTCAAGATTATGGAAAGGCTGAACACAGAGACTGCAAAGGAAATTGCAGACCAGAGACTGGCAATAATGCGAATATATCTTGAGCAACTAAAGCAAGAAACGTTATAGGAGAGAGATTATGGCCGATATGATAATCAAAAATGCTTATATCCTCACAATGGACCCGTCCGTAGGAGACATAGAGAACGGAGTGGTGGTCATTGAGAATGGAATGATCAAAGAGATAGGAACTTCCACGCAGTGCAGCGCAGAGAAGGTTATCGATGCAAAAGGTTCAGTCCTTATGCCCGGACTTATAAACACCCACTGCCACGCAGGAATGACCATTTTCAGAGGCTATGCCGATGATATGCAGTTACAGGACTGGCTTGAGAATCATATATGGCCTGCTGAAGCACAACTTACAGACGA
This window contains:
- the coaBC gene encoding bifunctional phosphopantothenoylcysteine decarboxylase/phosphopantothenate--cysteine ligase CoaBC, which gives rise to MPQIPNEHPTLWIKSAKSRTLQGKTIVLAVTGSIAAVRTVELAREFIRRGADVHAVMSEAAGWIINPMALHYATGNEVITSITGKVEHVEFFGNLGRADLLLVAPATANTLGKIAAGIDDTPVTTFATTAIGAGKPVMIVPAMHEDMYNHPAVLENIEKIKGWGISFIGPRIEEGIAKIAGNDDIVLQVERTIGKKTLCGKKILITSGSTAEPIDPIRILTNRASGKTGVELALEAYRRGADVTIVHRNKLGVSGINEIHTETAAQMTDAVLDELAKDYDVLISSAAIADYTIDANEQKIKSGEGLELSFKPTRKLIKEARKSYPQVKIIGFKAEAGVDTEELLRRAKQTLETSGLDMIVANEVSKSGMGTNSNNITIIYSDIRENLNVEGSKSLISNVLMDEITGLLAAKDEE
- a CDS encoding pantoate kinase; the protein is MKKGSTGCGVVLDGGVHTTVTIGEEITNTEIFLNKNKVVGDTSRAVVEAITELPVKVESISDIPIGCGFGASGAGALGTAYALNYALGLDLTASKLNDIAHVAEVGNGSGLGDVTGQAHGGILIRKTPGAPSIASVDCIPSKENDVYCAVLGELSTKSVLSNPEMVKNINAAGKEAMKKLMQKPSVENFMTCSKEFTMQGKLASEKVLDAIEAADSIGVTASQAMLGNAVFSMPSPSTNYELEEIFSEFGTVLKFKVMTGSIKIT
- a CDS encoding prohibitin family protein gives rise to the protein MVVEGEWEPEPPRRAPDFPIKEIPPIMVKVFRSIAVVFVILIIFSVMFGSIFVSVGAGEVGVKFNQFGGVEDDELGEGLHIVPPWVSVTKYSVRSETYTMSGVTDEGQIVGDDQIKALTVEGLTLGLDITVRYRVIPDEASNVHQNLGTNYAEKIIRPTIRSSIREVVSTKTALQVYGEERQLVAGEMLTNIDNALGSDGIIVEEVLVRNVVLPTRVAEAIEAKLQADQDAQRMIFVKEKEQLEAERKIIEANGIANATIAKAHGEAEALGIINEQLAKNPNLINYKYIEMLQGQEIQTMLVPTDQGIILDASK
- a CDS encoding 4-phosphopantoate--beta-alanine ligase, giving the protein MTGITKDHPRYESLITREKIVEGVNMGITSKQGLVAQGRGEAFDYILGEKTIESAAIAERAAVAYILLAKNPIISVNGNTGALVPDQLVSLADITGARLEVNLFHRSDARVHKITEHLKAHGAGVVLGGKGDKRLDLSHDRAIVDEEGIFSADVVLVPLEDGDRCQKLVEMGKTVITIDLNPLSRTSLTSTVTIVDNVTRALNNMIQFTKDMKGGSKDSLQAVIDAYDNDRVISDALYSMQEHLKNKAEEKGITWI
- a CDS encoding HD domain-containing protein, with protein sequence MDLIETTRQFVAEILADEPSTHDMSHIERVENTCMNIHKKEGGDLQVLRLAALLHDVGIVREHKEGGNHAQYSAEIATEFLRENGAEAELIDHVASCILTHRFSRGMQAQTIEAKILQDADRIDALGSVGIFRSLVSMGALRALKQTIGTVKETSMNAYAEDPFDGFYDYMERKPFKIMERLNTETAKEIADQRLAIMRIYLEQLKQETL